A region from the Ctenopharyngodon idella isolate HZGC_01 chromosome 13, HZGC01, whole genome shotgun sequence genome encodes:
- the rel gene encoding proto-oncogene c-Rel, whose protein sequence is MAVHPLSMHRDPNLMGEPCAQIFEQPKQRGMRFRYKCEGRSAGSIPGERSSDNNRTYPSIQILNVNVKGKVRVTLVTKSDPYKPHPHDLVGKDCKDGYYEAEFGPERRVIAFQNLGIQCVRRREVRDAILQRVSRGINPFNVPREQLLQTEEYDLNVVRLCFQIYLQDETGMYSTMLPPIVSNPIYDNRAPNTAELRICRVNKNSGSVKGGDEIFLLCDKVQKDDIEVRFFTQTWEAKGSFSQADVHRQVAIVFKTPAYCDTNITAPVTVRMQLRRPTDQEVSEPMEFRYLPDDKDPYGCDMKKRKIESQMKSFSSFSQGAMSFMNRPKAVPSTNIMNQRIKIEPTSYYHSPNHGAGRPNQYYKTPPSCPMMPPLSETPTPGTLSQAWAGQVSSNGASNGVGLQQVNPSPNMATTGESGNSLPVLTSSDLEFLQPNGPTNSQSRQDQPNQQVQQSQQPSQRQGLEGAHTWFNYGSQQSQNTQNGATGTGGSLGTGYSYASNIDEDFLQNLMGNHHLKQETQGPSNMAVLGPACTSSSDCVQSFTALLNCTNPNVSTPESMRPMESGGPNQMVSQLPYPSSSMGQDSHLDSYTWQYFQE, encoded by the exons ATGGCTG TGCATCCCCTCTCAATGCACAGGGACCCCAATCTAA TGGGAGAGCCCTGTGCTCAGATCTTCGAGCAGCCAAAACAGAGAGGCATGCGCTTCAGGTACAAATGTGAGGGTCGTTCAGCGGGCAGCATACCGGGAGAAAGAAGCTCTGACAATAACAGAACCTACCCAAGCATTCAG ATACTAAATGTTAACGTGAAAGGAAAAGTACGTGTTACCTTGGTGACCAAAAGCGACCCATACAAACCCCATCCCCATGACCTAGTGGGTAAGGACTGCAAGGATGGTTATTACGAGGCGGAGTTTGGACCTGAACGTAGGGTCATTGC tttcCAGAACCTGGGCATCCAGTGTGTACGGAGAAGAGAAGTGAGAGATGCCATACTGCAGAGGGTTTCACGAGGAATCAACCCCTTCAATG TTCCCCGGGAACAGCTGCTACAGACTGAGGAATATGACCTGAACGTGGTGCGTCTATGCTTCCAGATTTACCTGCAAGATGAAACTGGGATGTACAGCACCATGCTGCCTCCCATCGTCTCCAACCCCATCTATGACAACA GGGCCCCGAACACAGCTGAACTGCGAATCTGCCGGGTGAACAAGAACAGTGGCAGTGTGAAGGGAGGTGATGAGATTTTCCTCCTTTGCGACAAAGTGCAGAAAG ATGACATTGAGGTGAGGTTCTTCACTCAGACTTGGGAGGCCAAAGGCTCTTTCTCTCAGGCGGACGTACACAGGCAAGTGGCCATAGTGTTCAAGACTCCCGCCTACTGTGACACCAACATCACAGCCCCGGTCACAGTGCGCATGCAGCTGCGCCGTCCCACAGACCAGGAGGTCAGTGAACCCATGGAGTTCAGATACCTCCCCGACGACAAAg atccatATGGCTGTGACATGAAGAAACGTAAAATTGAAAGCCAGATGAAGTCGTTCTCTAGCTTCTCTCAAGGAGCCATGAGCTTCATGAACAGACCAAAAGCTGTGCCTTCAACCAACATCATGAATCAGAGAATCAAAATCG AGCCAACAAGTTATTATCATTCTCCCAACCATGGGGCGGGGCGCCCAAATCAATATTACAAAACCCCTCCGTCCTGCCCCATGATGCCACCGCTATCAGAAACCCCAACACCAGGAACACTCAGTCAAGCATGGGCCGGTCAAGTCAGCAGCAACGGAGCTAGTAATGGGGTGGGCCTACAGCAGGTCAACCCAAGTCCCAACATGGCCACCACAGGGGAAAGTGGAAACAGCCTCCCTGTATTGACCTCTTCGGATCTGGAGTTTCTTCAACCCAATGGCCCAACCAACAGCCAGTCTCGACAGGACCAACCGAACCAGCAGGTTCAGCAATCCCAGCAGCCATCTCAAAGACAAGGACTGGAAGGAGCACATACCTGGTTTAACTATGGCTCCCAACAGTCTCAAAACACACAGAATGGAGCAACAGGCACCGGTGGGTCACTGGGAACGGGGTACTCGTATGCATCCAACATAGATGAAGACTTCCTTCAAAACCTCATGGGAAACCACCACTTGAAGCAGGAAACTCAAGGGCCGAGCAACATGGCTGTGCTGGGGCCCGCCTGCACCTCTTCTTCAGACTGTGTGCAGTCCTTCACCGCCCTCCTGAACTGCACCAACCCCAATGTAAGTACTCCGGAGAGCATGAGGCCAATGGAGTCAGGTGGGCCCAATCAGATGGTCTCACAGTTACCGTATCCTTCCAGCAGCATGGGGCAGGACAGCCATCTTGATTCTTACACCTGGCAGTACTTCCAGGAATAG
- the papolg gene encoding poly(A) polymerase gamma — protein sequence MKEMSTTGDSTLGGQQPRKHYGITSSISLAFPREIDHIYTQKLTEAMKPFGVFEGEDELNHRLAVLGKLNSFVKEWIAEISESKNLPPSAVANVGGKIFTFGSYRLGVHTKGADIDALCVAPRHVERTDFFSSFFEKLKRHDEIKDLRAVEDAFVPVIKFKFDGIEIDLLFARLALQSIPDNLDLRGDSLLRNLDIRCIRSLNGCRVTDEILYLVPNKENFRLTLRAIKLWAKRRGIYSNMLGFLGGVSWAMLVARTCQLYPNAVAATLVHKFFLVFSKWEWPNPVLLKQPEDSNLNLPVWDPRVNPSDRYHLMPIITPAYPQQNSTYNVSTSTRTIMSEEFKNGLTVTDEILQGKADWSKLFEPPNFFQKYKHYIVLTASASTEENHLEWIGLVESKIRVLVGNLERNEYITLAHVNPQSFPGSKENRNENEFVSMWFIGISFKKLDNSDCVNIDLTYDIQSFTDTVYRQASNINMLKDGMTIEATHVKKKQLHHYLPPELVQRKKKSLGDINRSSNGGGSKRCSLDSSQLDSSRDTDIGTPFSSPTPVSNPCPPVSTPEDSISPPSHPVLVFMDSPPTSELSPPKPEQGMSIPVIGSKPITTPVAKPPTPPTGNTIPTVVGRSVIPRITSSSPSPTDLPNSVNGAPKRPHSPSLEDPPKRHKDTEVFSDDSAFKEPYPPASNGVDGEDGQTVEGLAATKPMPIPTIDTSRSQRLPSKELPDASSPIPTSNLRVIKNSIRLTLNR from the exons ATGAAAGAGATGTCAAC gaCTGGTGACAGTACGCTTGGCGGGCAGCAGCCTCGGAAACATTATGGCATCACATCTTCAATCAGCCTGGCCTTTCCCAGAGAGATAGACCATATTTACACTCAGAAGCTCACTGAGGCTATGAAACCATTTGGGGTGTTTGAGGGTGAAGATGAACTCAATCACAG GCTTGCTGTTCTTGGGAAGCTGAATTCATTTGTGAAGGAGTGGATTGCAGAAATCAGTGAATCAAAG AACCTTCCACCGTCAGCAGTAGCGAATGTTGGTGGCAAAATCTTTACTTTTGGGTCATATAGGTTGGGAGTGCACACAAAAG gTGCTGATATAGATGCTTTGTGTGTTGCCCCACGTCATGTGGAAAgaactgactttttttcatctttctttgaaaaactaaaacgGCATGATGAGATTAAGGATCTACGG GCTGTGGAGGATGCATTTGTGCCAGTGATCAAATTTAAGTTTGATGGCATTGAG ATTGATCTTCTGTTTGCCAGGCTCGCTCTACAGTCTATTCCTGATAACCTGGACCTGAGAGGAGACTCTCTCCTCAGAAACTTGGACATCAGATGCATTCGCAGTCTAAATG GTTGCCGTGTTACAGATGAGATCCTGTATTTGGTGCCTAATAAAGAGAATTTCAGATTAACATTGAGAGCAATTAAATTGTGGGCCAAAC GCCGTGGAATCTATTCCAACATGCTAGGCTTTCTGGGTGGAGTGTCCTGGGCTATGCTGGTGGCCAGAACATGTCAGCTCTACCCAAATGCTGTTGCCGCCACACTTGTGCACAAGTTCTTTCTGGTCTTCTCTAAATG GGAATGGCCAAACCCAGTGCTTTTAAAACAACCTGAAGACAGCAATTTGAATCTGCCAGTCTGGGATCCACGG GTGAATCCATCAGATAGGTATCACCTGATGCCAATCATCACACCTGCATACCCACAACAGAACTCTACCTACAATGTGTCTACTTCCACACGCACCATCATGAGTGAAGAGTTCAAGAATG gTCTCACTGTTACAGATGAAATTCTTCAGGGTAAAGCCGACTGGTCCAAGTTGTTTGAACCTCCCAACTTTTTCCAGAAGTACAA GCATTACATTGTCCTTACTGCCAGTGCATCCACTGAGGAAAACCATCTAGAGTG GATTGGACTGGTGGAATCAAAGATAAGAGTGTTGGTTGGAAATTTGGAGCGCAACGAGTACATCACTCTTGCCCATGTCAACCCACAGTCTTTTCCTGGGTCAAAAGAGAACCGCAATGA GAATGAATTTGTTTCCATGTGGTTTATTGGAATCAGCTTCAAAAAACTGGACAATTCTGATTGTGTGAATATTGACTTGACCTACGACATCCAGTCCTTCACGGATACTG TTTATAGGCAGGCTAGCAACATCAACATGCTGAAGGATGGCATGACTATTGAGGCCACACATGTGAAGAAGAAACAGTTGCATCATTACCTGCCTCCTGAACTTGTGCAGAGAAAGAAGAAG AGTTTGGGAGATATAAACCGGAGCTCAAACGGTGGTGGGTCGAAGCGTTGCTCACTGGATAGCAGTCAGCTGGACAGCTCCAGGGACACAGATATCGGCACCCCGTTCAGCTCGCCAACACCAGTCAGCAATCCATGCCCGCCTGTCTCCACACCTGAAGACAG TATCAGTCCACCCAGTCATCCAGTCCTTGTATTCATGGACAGCCCACCAACATCAGAATTGTCGCCTCCAAAACCAGAACAGGGAATGTCCATACCAGTCATCGGCTCCA AGCCCATCACTACTCCAGTTGCCAAGCCTCCAACACCTCCCACTGGCAACACCATTCCTACAGTGGTGGGCCGCAGTGTGATACCACGCATTACCTCTTCCTCCCCTAGCCCAACTGACCTGCCCAACAGTGTCAATGGAGCACCAAAGAGACCTCACTCTCCATCTCTGGAGGATCCACCTAAGAGGCACAAAGACACAGAG GTGTTTTCTGATGACTCTGCGTTTAAAGAACCGTATCCTCCAGCTAGCAATGGCGTGGATGGTGAAGATGGGCAAACAGTG GAGGGTCTTGCAGCAACCAAACCTATGCCAATACCAACAATTGATACATCAAGATCACAG AGATTACCCAGTAAAGAGCTTCCGGATGCATCTTCCCCGATCCCCACAAGCAACCTCCGTGTGATTAAAAATTCAATCAGGCTCACTCTTAACCGATAA